The window TCGGTATCCTGATCGCTACGGTATGCTGCTTTTACGGCTTCAATACCCGCGGCGGCGCCGAGGATGTGGGCCGTAATGTCAATACTACAGTCGTGGTCACCGGCATCAGCCTGCTGGCGACCGACTACTTTCTGGCGGTGTTATCGCAATGGTTCATGCAGACGCTGATAGCCTTCGGGCTGATGAACTGAGGGGGCCCATGAAGCTGCCGGCCATCTTCACCCCCATCGTCGTTCTGTACCAGAACGTCCGCGACATCGCACGCCTGTTCGCCGAGACGGTTTTCTACACGTTTACCCCGCCCTACCGGCTGCGGCCGATCCTGGACCAGATTTACTGGATCGGCGTCAACTCGACGGCCATTGTCCTCTCGACCATCGCCTTCGTCGGCATGATCTCGATCGTCGAGCTGTCGTTCCAGATGGATACGGTTCTGCACACGACCGAATTCGTGCCGGGCTTTGCCACCGTGCTGATCCTGCGCGAATTCGCCAGCGTGATTCCCGCCGCCATGATGGCCGGCAAGGTAGGGGCCGGCATCACGGCGGAAATCGGCAGCATGCAGCTCACCGAACAGATCGATGCGCTCCGGCTTATCTCCATCAACCCGGTGCGGCACCTCGTCGTGCCCCGGTTCGTGGCGTCGGTCCTGAGCCTGATGATGCTTTCGTGCATTGCTGCCGTCGTCGCCATCATCACCGGCATGATCGTCTGCTCGATCAGCCTGGATATCGACTGGCTGCTGTTCATTAACAGCGCACGGAACTTCGTGAAGCCCATTGATCTGGGCATCAATGTGTTCAAGGCGTTCATTTTTGGAATGATTATCCCCGTGGTGGCTTCCTATTACGGATTCCGGACCACGGGGGGTGCTGAAGGGGTCGGGATTGCCTGTACCAAGTCCGTTGTGTATTCGGGTCTGGTCATCGTCATCCTCGACTTCTTCATGACCTGGGTGGCTTCCGTCTACATTTTGTAATTCGAGAAAGGAACCGGTTATAGAGGGCCGGACCGAGAGGATCAGGGAATGAGCAGGGAATTCAAGGTTGGGATACTCGTCATCGGAGCCGTGGTTGCCGCCATCGGTTTCATCGCGGTACTGAAGGGCGTCGGCATCGGGCCGCGGTCCTCTTACCGGCTCCGCGTGGGCTACAACTTCGCGGGCGGCCTGACCGTCGGCTCGCCCGTCCGCGTGTCGGGCGTCAAGGTGGGCAAGGTTCGCGGGATCAGGTTCTACGGAGAAGACCCCTCGATTCCGTACCACGTCATTGTCACCATCGACATCGATGACAAGGCGCGTCCGTCGGTACGCCAGAACTCCAAGTTCCTCATCAACATGGCCGGCATCATCGGCGAGCGGTATCTGGAGATCACTCCGGGCTCGAAGGACGCCGAGCCGTGGAAGCCGAACGAACTGGTCCCGGGCGTGGATCCGCCCCGCCTCGACCAGCTCATCTCGCAGGGCTACGCGGTCATGGGCGAGGTGCTCGACATCGTCGAGAAGAACCGCCCGCGCATCGAGCGCATGATTGCGGCCATCGATTCGTTCCTCCAGAACTTCGACGAGGAGCAGATGAAGGATGTGGGCCAGCTCATCGGCAACCTCTCGTCACTCGTCAAGATGCTGAACCAGAACGTCCCCGACATGGTCAAGGACCTGCGGCCGGTCCTGCGCGCTGCCCCCGGCATGATCAACGACCTGCGGCCGGTCCTGAAGGACGCGGGCCCGCTGGTGCGTAACGTCAACGCCGTGATGATGGACCTGAAACCCATCCTGACCGACGCCCGGCCCATGCTGACGTCCCTCCAGAAGATGCTGCAGGACCTCCAGAAATACAGCAAGGCCAACGACACCAGCCTGTCCACGCTCATCAAGCAGATCATCCGGATCGTCCAGAACATGGACGGCCTGGTTGCCGGCGGGAATACCGTCCTGAACAACCTGTCGTTCGCCGACGAGCAGTGGATCCGCTACTTCCTCCAGGAGGAAGGCCTCAAGGTCTACGCGAGCCTTGGCAGCCCGAATGCGCGCTACCAGGTGCCGCCACCGCCGCCTCCGAACGTCAAGCGGCCAACCCCGCCACCTCCCCAGCCGACCCCCGAGACGGCTGATATCGATCCGGATCAACGGCTCCGCCGGTAGTTGCCGGATCGGGCCTGAAAACAGCAAGGGCGCCCCGGAACGGGCGCCCTCGCCTTTTGGAGAGGCCTCCCCTTCACCCGGGGGGCTGCGGGCATTAGATTAGCGGGCGGTGATGATCGACTTTCACATGCACTCGACGGCTTCGGACGGCGTACATGCGCCCGAAATCCTCATGCGCCGGGCGGGCGCGGCAGGAGTCCGCACGCTGGCGCTTACCGATCACGACACCTTCGGGGGCTTCGAGGATGCAGCAGCGGAAGCCCGGAAGCTCGGCATGGACATTCTGCCTGCCGCCGAGGTTTCCACGACTTTCCGCAACCGGAGCTGCCACATCCTCGCCTTCTTCGGCGACCGGGACCAGGCGGAAGTCACCAGCCGGTGGCTTGCCGGATTCCGGCAGGCCCGCGAGGACCGCCTGCACGAAACCTGCGAGCGGTTCGCACGGATGGGAATCAGGCTGACCCCCGAACAGGTGCATGCCGAGGCGGGACCGGCGGCCGTCCACCGGCCCCACATTGCCCGTGCACTGGTGAAGACCGGCGCCGTCAAGTCGCCCAAGGAGGCCTTCGACCGGTTCCTGCACGACGGCGGACCAGCCTATGTGCCCTACGAGACGCCCGACGCCCGCTCAGCCCTCTGGCTGCTCCGGGAACAGGGCGCGTACACGAGCCTCGCGCATCCGGCCATTGACCGGTTCGGCGAGACGGATATCCGCGA of the Deltaproteobacteria bacterium genome contains:
- a CDS encoding ABC transporter permease gives rise to the protein MKLPAIFTPIVVLYQNVRDIARLFAETVFYTFTPPYRLRPILDQIYWIGVNSTAIVLSTIAFVGMISIVELSFQMDTVLHTTEFVPGFATVLILREFASVIPAAMMAGKVGAGITAEIGSMQLTEQIDALRLISINPVRHLVVPRFVASVLSLMMLSCIAAVVAIITGMIVCSISLDIDWLLFINSARNFVKPIDLGINVFKAFIFGMIIPVVASYYGFRTTGGAEGVGIACTKSVVYSGLVIVILDFFMTWVASVYIL
- a CDS encoding PHP domain-containing protein, yielding MIDFHMHSTASDGVHAPEILMRRAGAAGVRTLALTDHDTFGGFEDAAAEARKLGMDILPAAEVSTTFRNRSCHILAFFGDRDQAEVTSRWLAGFRQAREDRLHETCERFARMGIRLTPEQVHAEAGPAAVHRPHIARALVKTGAVKSPKEAFDRFLHDGGPAYVPYETPDARSALWLLREQGAYTSLAHPAIDRFGETDIRELAQHGLHAVEVYHSEHRPADRRRLRQITGQFRLGMTGGSDYHGDDKCSFYTDSTEGHGVPLHVLDSLLDGIRGAREQAPHIRRLHGVS
- a CDS encoding MCE family protein, whose amino-acid sequence is MSREFKVGILVIGAVVAAIGFIAVLKGVGIGPRSSYRLRVGYNFAGGLTVGSPVRVSGVKVGKVRGIRFYGEDPSIPYHVIVTIDIDDKARPSVRQNSKFLINMAGIIGERYLEITPGSKDAEPWKPNELVPGVDPPRLDQLISQGYAVMGEVLDIVEKNRPRIERMIAAIDSFLQNFDEEQMKDVGQLIGNLSSLVKMLNQNVPDMVKDLRPVLRAAPGMINDLRPVLKDAGPLVRNVNAVMMDLKPILTDARPMLTSLQKMLQDLQKYSKANDTSLSTLIKQIIRIVQNMDGLVAGGNTVLNNLSFADEQWIRYFLQEEGLKVYASLGSPNARYQVPPPPPPNVKRPTPPPPQPTPETADIDPDQRLRR